Proteins encoded by one window of bacterium:
- a CDS encoding N-acetyltransferase: MEIQQNFDGAKGSFFIEQDGTRVAEMTYVQSTSILMIIDHTEVSPILKGQGVGAKLVRAGVEHARQNGLKIVPLCPFAKVEFERHTEYADVLVK, from the coding sequence ATGGAGATTCAACAAAACTTCGACGGCGCCAAGGGGAGTTTTTTCATCGAACAGGATGGCACACGGGTCGCCGAAATGACGTACGTGCAGTCAACCTCGATTCTGATGATCATTGACCATACCGAGGTATCCCCCATCTTGAAAGGGCAGGGAGTCGGTGCCAAACTAGTTCGGGCAGGTGTAGAACACGCACGCCAAAATGGCCTGAAGATCGTTCCGCTCTGTCCCTTCGCCAAAGTAGAGTTCGAGCGGCATACTGAGTATGCGGATGTCTTAGTCAAGTAA
- a CDS encoding (4Fe-4S)-binding protein codes for MRDKLTKKYSNGEITVIWKPDLCIHSTLCWKGLGSVFNPKERPWVKIDGATSDQIIAQVDKCPSGALSYQRDSATPPAESAKPATTVEVTENGPLILTGSVTLRHANGQEEVRDRTTAFCRCGQSGKKPFCDGSHTRTGFKG; via the coding sequence ATGCGAGACAAATTGACCAAAAAGTATTCGAATGGTGAGATAACGGTCATCTGGAAGCCGGATCTCTGCATACACTCCACACTCTGCTGGAAGGGCCTCGGCTCTGTCTTTAATCCCAAGGAACGCCCCTGGGTAAAGATTGATGGAGCTACCTCCGACCAGATCATCGCGCAGGTCGACAAATGTCCTTCCGGTGCCCTATCGTATCAACGTGACTCAGCAACACCGCCGGCTGAATCCGCAAAACCGGCCACCACTGTAGAAGTGACAGAGAATGGCCCGCTGATCTTGACCGGGAGCGTTACACTTCGACACGCCAACGGTCAGGAAGAGGTCAGGGATCGGACCACGGCTTTCTGTCGCTGTGGGCAGTCCGGCAAGAAGCCGTTTTGCGATGGGAGCCACACGCGCACCGGATTCAAAGGGTGA
- a CDS encoding DinB family protein encodes MHEKWKNLIWLQFGASIDSIKRSIELCPDALWSDQSREPQYWYLAFHTIFWLDFYMEDSSEGYYPPEPFGLEELDPAGLLPPRVYSKQELLAFLAHARANAKQALHRLTEEASTQSYHFANTHITVAEKFLYNMRHCQHHAAQMNLIMRQAVDSAPGWVFQAKDQL; translated from the coding sequence ATGCATGAAAAGTGGAAAAACCTTATCTGGCTCCAATTTGGAGCATCGATTGACTCGATCAAGAGGAGTATAGAACTCTGTCCCGATGCACTCTGGTCCGACCAATCGCGCGAACCCCAGTACTGGTATCTGGCATTTCACACCATTTTCTGGCTCGATTTCTATATGGAAGATTCAAGCGAGGGATACTATCCGCCGGAACCATTCGGCCTGGAAGAACTTGATCCGGCCGGTCTGCTTCCGCCGCGCGTTTATTCAAAACAAGAGCTGCTCGCGTTTTTGGCCCATGCCAGGGCTAATGCCAAACAAGCGCTTCACCGGCTGACAGAAGAAGCGAGTACTCAATCATATCATTTCGCCAACACCCATATCACGGTTGCCGAAAAATTCCTTTATAATATGCGCCACTGCCAGCATCATGCGGCCCAGATGAATCTGATCATGCGGCAAGCCGTCGATTCAGCGCCAGGTTGGGTCTTTCAGGCGAAAGATCAGTTGTGA
- a CDS encoding DinB family protein, with the protein MNAILKRELNTLSRELDGYPDEALIWAHPAGVKNPAGSLALHLLGNTRHFIGAILGNSGYVRNREFEFSGTPVARAEIQRDIVTAITEIERTLADLSEETLNAIYPIEVGKTRLVTGLFLVHLTTHFSYHLGQIDYHRRLVTGNSEGIGAQSIQELLK; encoded by the coding sequence ATTAACGCTATCCTCAAGCGCGAACTCAATACACTGTCACGCGAGCTTGATGGCTACCCCGATGAAGCGCTGATCTGGGCGCATCCAGCCGGGGTCAAAAACCCTGCCGGGAGTCTTGCGCTCCATTTGCTCGGTAATACGCGCCACTTCATTGGCGCAATCCTGGGAAACTCCGGCTATGTACGGAACCGCGAGTTTGAATTCTCCGGCACGCCGGTCGCACGGGCAGAGATCCAGCGTGATATTGTCACCGCTATCACTGAGATCGAAAGAACCCTTGCCGATCTTTCCGAAGAGACACTCAACGCGATCTACCCGATAGAGGTCGGCAAGACCCGACTGGTCACCGGGCTGTTTCTCGTGCACCTGACGACGCATTTCAGCTACCATCTCGGCCAGATAGACTACCACCGTCGACTGGTGACTGGCAATTCCGAAGGGATCGGGGCACAGTCAATCCAGGAGCTGTTGAAGTAA
- a CDS encoding DUF4153 domain-containing protein, producing the protein MSWFTRFPSYEFLARNAVRGLTRFPLTFLSGVLASCFLVLLIERDAFPTNPLLQKWAAFSALGLPLFTALAAFAEKRQLSRLANYGTQAIGILLLAIVFLTTPTDITYPNIHWVRIILLAVAFHCLAAFLPFLGGDQTQGFWQYNKALFLRFLTSGLFSAVMFGGLAIALWALKTLFDFDFDDDIYMQLWSICAGFFTTWLFISGIPEDLNALDKPTEYPRGLRIFTQYILLPLVGLYLVILYAYGLKIVLQWSWPRGWVSQLVLWYSVVSILALLLLWPLREKAESKWISTFSKWFFRLLVPLLVMLFLAIFERIGEYGVTVNRYLVIAMACGLAVVVLYNVLSRKKDIRLIPIVVCAVALPSAYGPQSAFSVAESSQISRLDSKLRSHDIVPSGDTTAVLIEVDLEERKSMSSTIDYLVSWHGREPFGFWFADSILATISETDRTPNDDLARLLGFEYAGQFLGYWDQNWQGKWFNRNYDQHLAVDVSSYQYLIPLDFGYSDRMEIAVTRQLGADSLSLTFQQRTAELAIQWIADSSETEALKFDLTQEMIAAAAKYMENDTTKSELHLRAENAQMEALLIVLEVNGQAASDSAVVGLFQGELLIRKK; encoded by the coding sequence ATGTCTTGGTTCACACGATTTCCTTCATATGAGTTCCTGGCACGCAATGCGGTTCGCGGCTTGACCCGATTCCCGCTGACTTTCTTGTCAGGCGTGCTGGCGTCGTGCTTTCTTGTGTTGTTGATCGAGCGCGATGCATTCCCCACTAACCCGTTGCTTCAGAAGTGGGCGGCTTTCTCAGCGCTCGGCCTCCCCCTGTTTACTGCCTTGGCCGCATTCGCCGAAAAGCGACAACTCAGTCGTCTGGCAAACTACGGCACTCAGGCTATCGGGATCCTTCTGCTGGCGATCGTCTTCCTCACGACACCCACGGATATTACTTATCCCAATATTCACTGGGTCCGGATCATTCTGCTTGCCGTCGCTTTCCACTGCCTGGCGGCCTTCCTGCCGTTTTTGGGTGGAGATCAGACACAGGGGTTCTGGCAATACAACAAAGCGCTGTTCCTTCGCTTCCTTACTTCCGGACTTTTTTCGGCAGTGATGTTCGGCGGCTTGGCTATCGCACTCTGGGCACTCAAGACGCTGTTTGATTTTGACTTCGATGATGACATCTATATGCAGCTCTGGTCGATCTGCGCCGGTTTCTTCACCACCTGGCTTTTCATCTCCGGTATACCGGAGGATCTCAATGCACTTGACAAGCCGACCGAATATCCACGCGGACTCCGCATTTTCACTCAATACATTCTGCTTCCCCTGGTCGGGCTTTACCTGGTGATCCTCTATGCGTACGGTTTGAAGATCGTTCTCCAGTGGAGCTGGCCGCGCGGCTGGGTTTCGCAACTGGTGCTCTGGTATTCGGTGGTCAGCATACTTGCCCTGTTGCTTCTCTGGCCGTTGCGCGAAAAGGCCGAGAGCAAATGGATCAGCACTTTCAGTAAGTGGTTCTTCCGATTGCTCGTCCCACTGCTTGTCATGCTTTTCCTCGCGATCTTCGAGCGGATCGGCGAATATGGTGTGACGGTCAATCGCTATCTCGTTATCGCCATGGCCTGCGGCCTGGCGGTGGTGGTGCTCTATAACGTCTTGAGCCGGAAAAAAGACATTCGCCTGATTCCGATCGTGGTTTGTGCAGTGGCTTTACCCTCGGCCTATGGACCGCAGAGCGCATTCTCTGTCGCAGAATCAAGCCAGATCTCCCGCCTGGACAGCAAACTACGCTCCCACGACATCGTACCGAGTGGCGACACAACCGCCGTGTTAATTGAGGTCGACCTGGAAGAACGGAAGTCGATGAGTTCCACGATCGATTATCTGGTGAGCTGGCACGGACGCGAGCCGTTTGGATTCTGGTTTGCGGACTCGATTCTCGCCACTATCTCTGAAACCGACCGTACCCCGAATGATGATCTCGCCAGACTACTCGGCTTTGAATATGCCGGGCAATTTCTTGGATACTGGGATCAAAATTGGCAGGGGAAATGGTTCAACCGGAACTACGATCAACATCTGGCAGTCGATGTTTCATCCTATCAGTATCTGATCCCACTCGATTTCGGATATTCCGACAGGATGGAGATAGCCGTAACCCGCCAATTGGGAGCCGACTCGCTCAGTTTGACATTCCAGCAACGGACGGCAGAACTGGCTATTCAATGGATTGCAGATTCTTCTGAGACAGAAGCGCTCAAATTCGATCTCACTCAAGAGATGATTGCCGCTGCAGCTAAATACATGGAAAACGACACCACAAAATCAGAACTTCATCTGAGAGCTGAGAACGCTCAAATGGAGGCGTTGCTGATAGTGCTCGAGGTGAATGGTCAGGCCGCGTCTGATTCTGCGGTGGTGGGCTTGTTCCAGGGAGAACTACTGATCCGAAAGAAGTAG
- a CDS encoding FAD:protein FMN transferase: MLSKELVLRRSENCWKAEFSAMASPCELLIDTDTESEARFLASLALSETLRIESKFSRYRDDNIIHAINHSNGQPVELDDETSRMLAYANSCFQLSDGLFDITSGVLRKAWKFDGQPIHPDKELIRSLLAVVGWSKVALTDRSITLLPGMQIDLGGIGKEYAVDRAANLLHEKSGRSVMVNFGGDIRAIVSDSGREPWTVGIEKPENEEKVAGVIELRNGAIATSGDSRRFCLYKGKRLGHILDPRTGWPVKHAPRSVTVIAGQCTESGLLATLAMLHGAKAEEFLQAQEVTFHCIR, translated from the coding sequence ATGCTCTCTAAGGAGTTGGTCCTGCGCAGATCCGAGAATTGCTGGAAGGCGGAATTTTCCGCCATGGCCAGTCCGTGCGAACTGCTGATAGACACCGATACCGAAAGTGAAGCCAGATTTCTGGCTTCACTTGCCCTTTCTGAAACCCTTCGAATCGAATCCAAATTCAGCCGCTACCGGGATGACAATATCATCCATGCGATCAATCACTCTAACGGTCAGCCCGTGGAGCTCGATGACGAGACCTCCCGCATGCTGGCATATGCGAATTCCTGTTTTCAACTGAGTGATGGCCTCTTTGATATCACCTCGGGGGTACTGCGAAAAGCCTGGAAATTTGATGGGCAGCCGATTCATCCGGACAAAGAGTTGATCCGCAGTCTGCTCGCCGTTGTTGGTTGGTCCAAGGTGGCGCTGACCGACAGAAGCATCACACTCCTCCCCGGCATGCAGATCGATCTGGGGGGGATCGGCAAAGAGTATGCAGTTGATCGTGCGGCCAATCTGCTCCATGAAAAATCCGGCAGGTCAGTCATGGTCAATTTCGGCGGAGATATTCGGGCAATCGTCTCCGATAGTGGGCGTGAGCCATGGACAGTCGGGATCGAAAAGCCGGAAAATGAAGAAAAGGTAGCCGGGGTGATCGAACTGCGAAATGGTGCGATTGCGACAAGTGGAGATTCGCGAAGATTCTGCCTCTACAAAGGAAAGCGTCTGGGCCACATTCTCGACCCGCGGACCGGCTGGCCGGTGAAACATGCGCCGCGAAGTGTAACCGTTATCGCCGGTCAGTGTACCGAATCGGGCCTGCTCGCGACGCTCGCCATGCTGCATGGCGCCAAAGCGGAAGAGTTCCTGCAGGCGCAGGAAGTGACCTTTCACTGTATTCGGTAG
- a CDS encoding DUF3570 domain-containing protein: MRMQLTKPRSIAKAAAAITTVLLGGNLVASNTTGKVESSLLLYSETSRVKAAEGVLAGTLFLKGDRVVSAKLTFDGLTGASPNGATPSSQIQTFTRPSGNGSYTIRPGETPLDDTFKDTRFAFDLGLTQPLGRLTSLNIGGHFSSEHDYSSFGLNAGLSREFFDKNTTVGISGSFAHELVRTVGGTHVPLSSMPLAVDDGGGGEEDDDDGPEGKEKKDVFDLLVGVTQVLNRQTIFRANYSYGSVTGYLNDPYKLLSVVEPATGANPGEPVDYLYEGRPDSRTKQSVYGQVRRYLGGHTVDLSYRHFWDDWGITSNTVELFYRWQFKGDKALVPHFRWYHQTEADFYRAFLLQGDPLPGFASADYRLASFNAYTMGLQYSFPLHQGNKISIGGEYYMQRGDASPPGLFGSLRDAKLFPDMDALMFRIGFEHAL, from the coding sequence ATGCGGATGCAACTGACCAAGCCGCGTTCCATAGCCAAAGCGGCCGCGGCGATCACCACTGTCTTGCTGGGCGGAAATTTGGTCGCTTCGAATACCACCGGGAAAGTGGAATCCTCGCTTCTTCTCTACAGCGAGACCAGTCGCGTGAAAGCTGCTGAGGGAGTCCTGGCCGGAACTCTCTTCCTTAAAGGTGACCGGGTGGTCTCTGCCAAATTGACCTTTGATGGCTTGACCGGTGCCTCGCCGAATGGCGCGACTCCCTCAAGTCAGATCCAGACATTCACTCGTCCATCGGGCAACGGAAGCTACACGATTCGTCCCGGCGAAACGCCGCTCGATGATACCTTCAAAGACACCCGCTTTGCATTCGACCTCGGCCTGACTCAGCCGCTGGGTCGCCTGACATCGCTCAATATCGGCGGGCATTTCTCCAGCGAACATGATTACAGTTCTTTCGGTCTGAATGCCGGACTGAGCCGCGAGTTTTTCGACAAAAACACAACTGTCGGGATATCGGGGAGTTTCGCCCATGAACTGGTGCGAACAGTTGGAGGAACACACGTGCCGTTGTCCTCCATGCCATTGGCTGTCGATGACGGTGGTGGTGGCGAAGAGGATGACGATGACGGCCCGGAGGGGAAAGAAAAGAAAGATGTTTTCGATCTCCTGGTCGGTGTGACTCAGGTGCTCAACCGGCAGACGATCTTTCGCGCCAACTACTCGTATGGAAGTGTGACCGGCTACCTGAATGATCCATACAAGTTGCTCTCAGTGGTAGAGCCAGCGACCGGCGCCAATCCCGGCGAACCTGTCGACTACCTGTATGAAGGGAGACCGGACAGCCGCACCAAGCAATCTGTATATGGACAGGTGCGACGGTACCTCGGCGGTCATACGGTCGATCTCTCTTATCGCCATTTCTGGGATGACTGGGGGATCACGTCGAATACGGTCGAACTTTTCTATCGGTGGCAATTCAAGGGGGATAAAGCGCTCGTCCCGCATTTCCGTTGGTATCATCAAACCGAGGCCGACTTCTATCGCGCGTTTCTGTTGCAGGGGGATCCTCTCCCCGGTTTTGCATCGGCTGACTATCGTTTGGCGAGCTTCAATGCCTATACGATGGGATTGCAGTACTCATTTCCGCTTCATCAGGGGAATAAGATCAGTATCGGAGGAGAGTACTACATGCAACGGGGAGACGCATCACCGCCCGGTCTTTTCGGATCGCTGCGCGATGCCAAGCTCTTCCCGGATATGGATGCCCTGATGTTCCGGATAGGGTTCGAGCATGCTCTCTAA
- a CDS encoding DUF4266 domain-containing protein yields MKKQTALLLTLLVFAMLVINSCAPVGVKPWERDIMAKPSMQLDNEAVDRGLDDHIYFSKEASSGGRGFGGGGCGCN; encoded by the coding sequence ATGAAAAAGCAAACCGCCTTGTTGTTGACACTGCTGGTGTTCGCCATGTTGGTGATCAATAGCTGTGCGCCGGTGGGGGTCAAACCATGGGAGCGGGATATCATGGCGAAACCCTCGATGCAGTTGGATAACGAAGCTGTGGATCGCGGCCTGGATGACCATATCTATTTCAGCAAGGAAGCCTCCAGTGGCGGTCGCGGTTTCGGAGGGGGCGGATGCGGATGCAACTGA
- a CDS encoding TlpA family protein disulfide reductase: MILRALCINTVWIGLLLASSTSSIFGKPKSAPATLQEIGADWSDSNQVAGKVVYLDFFASWCTPCALSFPFMKELSRTYADSGLQIIAIDLDKDSSEATIFLERMRPPFKIVMDPEGNLAKRYDLKAVPSSFIYGRDGTLRELHQGFVSADTTKIRAEIVALLKEPRKP, from the coding sequence TTGATATTACGAGCACTCTGTATCAACACTGTTTGGATCGGCCTTCTGCTGGCCTCTTCTACTTCCTCAATCTTTGGCAAACCGAAATCCGCGCCTGCCACGTTGCAGGAGATCGGCGCCGACTGGAGCGATTCCAATCAAGTAGCCGGCAAGGTTGTCTATCTCGATTTCTTCGCCTCATGGTGTACCCCCTGTGCACTTTCGTTCCCTTTCATGAAAGAGCTGAGTCGGACTTATGCCGATAGCGGCCTTCAGATCATCGCGATCGATCTGGATAAGGACTCATCAGAGGCTACGATTTTTCTCGAGCGGATGCGCCCTCCCTTCAAGATCGTGATGGATCCGGAAGGGAATCTGGCCAAGCGCTACGATCTCAAGGCGGTTCCATCTTCCTTCATTTATGGGCGAGATGGGACTTTGCGCGAACTGCACCAGGGGTTCGTTTCTGCCGATACCACTAAAATACGCGCCGAGATAGTGGCGCTGCTCAAAGAACCGAGGAAGCCATAA
- a CDS encoding aspartate aminotransferase family protein — MAVRTNESTSRQAAVQMSSEQFRELGHRLVDQIAQMLETLPSRPVTPSPEPSEIRRLISSPRPLPIEGADPKQILDQAVSVLMNNSLYNGHPHFWGYVTAGPAPMGILADFLASAVNPNCGGWTLSPAASEIEAQSIQWMAELIGYPSDCGGVLVSGGNMANFVGFLCARVAKADWDIRAKGLSTPTSHKMIAYCSAETHTWVQKAADLFGIGTDSIRWIQTDKELRMDTTALRTQIESDLSFGLKPFLVVGNAGTVSTGAVDPMYEIAEICRKYDLWFHVDGAYGGFAANAKSAPSDLKGLREADSVAVDPHKWLYMPLEAGCALVRRPETMINAFSYHPPYYHFDPERVNYVDFGMQNSRGFRALKIWLTLQQVGRAGYLQMIEDDIQLSAEMFRAAQQQPELEAKTQGLSIATFRFVPADLRERADQPDTLEYLNNLNEQIMIAIEKSGEAFVSPAMLSGVFVLRACIVNFRTTVEDVRAFPELVCRLGRETDRALRPR, encoded by the coding sequence ATGGCAGTTCGGACCAACGAATCAACTTCGCGGCAAGCCGCAGTACAGATGAGCAGCGAACAGTTTCGCGAACTGGGACACCGCCTTGTCGATCAGATCGCGCAAATGTTGGAGACTCTCCCGAGCCGACCTGTGACGCCATCGCCGGAACCATCGGAGATCCGTCGCTTGATCTCCTCTCCCCGTCCATTGCCGATAGAGGGTGCCGATCCAAAACAGATCCTCGATCAGGCCGTTTCGGTGCTGATGAACAACTCCCTCTACAACGGACATCCCCACTTCTGGGGATACGTTACAGCCGGTCCGGCACCGATGGGCATACTGGCCGATTTCCTGGCCTCGGCAGTCAATCCGAACTGCGGTGGATGGACATTGTCGCCGGCGGCATCGGAGATCGAAGCACAATCGATCCAGTGGATGGCCGAGTTGATCGGTTACCCATCGGATTGTGGCGGCGTTCTGGTGAGCGGCGGCAATATGGCAAACTTCGTCGGTTTCCTATGCGCCCGCGTCGCCAAGGCGGATTGGGATATCAGAGCCAAAGGACTATCCACTCCAACCTCTCATAAGATGATCGCCTACTGCTCTGCGGAGACCCATACCTGGGTGCAGAAGGCGGCCGATCTGTTTGGAATCGGAACCGACTCAATTCGATGGATTCAGACCGACAAAGAATTGCGGATGGATACGACGGCGTTGCGGACCCAGATAGAAAGTGATCTTTCATTCGGGCTCAAGCCATTCCTGGTAGTTGGCAATGCCGGGACAGTCAGCACCGGCGCAGTTGACCCAATGTATGAGATCGCGGAGATCTGTCGTAAGTATGATCTCTGGTTCCATGTCGATGGCGCATACGGTGGTTTTGCGGCCAATGCGAAAAGCGCTCCCTCAGATCTGAAAGGACTGCGCGAGGCGGACTCGGTGGCGGTTGATCCGCACAAATGGCTCTATATGCCGCTCGAGGCAGGCTGCGCGCTGGTCCGTCGACCGGAAACGATGATCAACGCCTTTTCGTATCATCCGCCATATTACCACTTCGATCCCGAGCGGGTCAATTATGTCGATTTTGGCATGCAAAACTCGCGCGGCTTCCGAGCGCTTAAGATCTGGCTGACATTACAGCAAGTGGGAAGAGCCGGATATCTGCAGATGATCGAGGATGATATTCAACTCTCCGCGGAGATGTTCCGGGCCGCACAGCAGCAGCCGGAGCTTGAAGCAAAAACGCAGGGGTTGAGCATCGCCACCTTCCGCTTCGTGCCGGCGGATCTTCGGGAGAGAGCAGATCAACCGGACACGCTGGAGTATCTCAACAATCTGAATGAGCAGATCATGATAGCGATTGAGAAGTCCGGGGAGGCATTTGTGTCGCCAGCGATGTTGAGTGGCGTGTTTGTGCTGCGTGCTTGCATCGTGAATTTCCGGACGACTGTTGAGGATGTGCGAGCATTTCCGGAGCTGGTCTGCCGGTTGGGCCGGGAAACAGACAGGGCGTTGCGTCCGCGCTAA
- a CDS encoding PIG-L family deacetylase, which produces MSRPLSLLTVLAHPDDESLGMGGTLARYRADGIATYLVCATRGERGRYFDQAEKPPIEVIAKTREQELLAAAKELGIREVSFLDYLDKDLDQADPHEAISKIAAHIRRIKPDVVTTFGPDGAYGHPDHIAISQFTVAACVAAADASFKAAAGIDLPAEPHQVSKLYYMVWTPGKSAAYMSAFRELKILVDGVERSSSPWPVWQITTVINTEKHWPTVWKAISHHQTQLTIYTKLQSLGEEDHRQLWGSQEFYRVYSLVNGGRTQETDLFAGLR; this is translated from the coding sequence TTGTCACGACCGCTTTCTCTACTGACCGTACTGGCACATCCTGATGACGAATCTCTGGGTATGGGAGGGACACTGGCCCGCTACCGAGCCGACGGTATCGCCACCTATCTTGTCTGCGCCACCCGCGGCGAACGCGGTAGATATTTTGATCAGGCGGAGAAACCGCCGATCGAAGTGATCGCGAAAACACGCGAACAGGAACTGCTCGCGGCGGCGAAAGAGCTGGGGATTCGCGAAGTCAGTTTTCTTGACTATCTCGACAAAGACCTGGATCAGGCGGACCCGCACGAAGCGATCTCAAAAATCGCCGCACATATTCGGCGGATCAAACCGGATGTGGTGACCACTTTCGGTCCGGATGGCGCATATGGGCATCCGGATCATATTGCGATCTCGCAGTTCACTGTCGCGGCCTGTGTGGCGGCGGCGGATGCATCATTCAAAGCAGCGGCTGGAATTGACCTGCCCGCGGAACCACATCAAGTGTCCAAGCTGTATTACATGGTCTGGACTCCGGGGAAATCAGCGGCTTACATGAGCGCGTTTCGTGAATTGAAGATACTGGTAGACGGCGTAGAGCGTTCTTCGTCCCCATGGCCGGTCTGGCAGATCACTACCGTGATCAATACGGAAAAGCACTGGCCGACCGTCTGGAAAGCGATCTCACACCATCAGACGCAGTTGACCATCTACACCAAACTGCAATCGCTGGGTGAAGAAGACCACCGCCAACTCTGGGGATCGCAGGAGTTTTATCGGGTGTATAGTCTGGTGAATGGCGGCCGGACGCAGGAAACAGATCTTTTTGCAGGGCTGAGATAA
- a CDS encoding aspartate aminotransferase family protein, with protein sequence MNSHEFRKEGHRLVDWMADYLDNLRDLPVRSTVAPGEIINEIPTAPPITSEPFDKIFSDFQQKIMPGMTHWQHPSFFAYFPANSSAPSVLAEMLTATLGAQCMIWQTSPAAAELEERMMQWLGQMLALPGGFTGVIQDTASTASLCAILTARERKTDFRINECGFSGHKFSLYCSTETHSSIEKGVKIAGFGRANLRQIAVDDRFAMIPSELEKAILQDKAAGFTPLCVIATIGTTGSTAIDPLKQIGDICVQHGIWLHVDAAYAGTALLLPEMRWMSEGLELADSFVFNPHKWMLTNFDCSAYFVRDREALIRTFEILPEYLKTAEADRVNNYRDWGIPLGRRFRALKLWFVIRSFGVEGLQKLIRQHISLAQWVAGEIRQSPDFELLAPHPLSLVCFRYHPGTVDNPEELNQLNAKLLADLNGTGKLYMTHTKLRGAYTLRMVIGQSGVTRHDVESAWDLIQTTARSVR encoded by the coding sequence ATGAATTCGCACGAATTTCGCAAAGAGGGACATCGTCTGGTCGACTGGATGGCCGACTATCTGGATAATCTTCGTGACCTGCCGGTCCGTTCTACCGTTGCACCGGGCGAGATCATCAATGAGATTCCCACAGCACCGCCGATAACTTCGGAACCATTCGACAAGATCTTTTCGGATTTCCAGCAGAAGATCATGCCGGGCATGACTCATTGGCAACACCCTTCGTTTTTTGCCTATTTCCCGGCCAATTCCAGCGCACCATCCGTGCTTGCCGAGATGTTGACCGCCACGCTCGGGGCGCAATGCATGATCTGGCAAACTTCGCCCGCCGCCGCAGAGCTGGAAGAGCGGATGATGCAGTGGCTCGGCCAGATGCTCGCTCTGCCCGGTGGATTCACCGGCGTGATTCAGGACACCGCCTCTACGGCCTCTCTTTGTGCTATCCTGACTGCCCGCGAACGCAAGACTGATTTTCGGATCAACGAATGTGGTTTCTCTGGCCACAAGTTTAGCCTCTATTGCTCGACAGAAACTCACTCCTCGATTGAAAAGGGAGTCAAGATCGCCGGATTCGGCCGCGCGAACCTGAGGCAGATCGCGGTCGATGACCGCTTTGCCATGATCCCTTCGGAATTGGAGAAGGCGATCCTTCAGGATAAAGCCGCCGGCTTCACTCCGCTCTGCGTTATAGCGACCATCGGTACAACCGGCTCGACGGCGATCGATCCGCTCAAGCAGATCGGCGATATCTGCGTTCAGCACGGCATCTGGCTGCACGTCGATGCCGCCTATGCCGGAACCGCTCTGCTGCTTCCCGAAATGCGCTGGATGAGCGAAGGTCTTGAACTGGCCGACAGTTTTGTGTTCAATCCGCACAAATGGATGTTGACCAATTTTGACTGCTCCGCCTATTTCGTGCGCGACCGAGAGGCACTTATCCGGACATTTGAGATCCTCCCCGAATATCTCAAGACCGCAGAGGCGGACCGGGTGAACAACTATCGCGACTGGGGGATACCGTTAGGGCGGCGCTTCCGGGCGCTCAAACTCTGGTTTGTCATCCGGTCATTTGGCGTCGAGGGATTGCAGAAACTGATTCGCCAGCATATCTCTCTCGCTCAATGGGTCGCTGGCGAGATAAGGCAATCGCCTGATTTCGAGCTGCTCGCTCCGCATCCGCTCAGCCTGGTCTGTTTCCGCTATCACCCCGGGACTGTCGACAACCCAGAAGAACTGAACCAACTCAATGCGAAGCTGCTGGCGGACCTGAACGGAACCGGCAAACTGTATATGACTCATACCAAACTTCGCGGCGCATATACTCTCCGCATGGTAATCGGGCAGAGCGGCGTCACGCGACACGATGTAGAGTCTGCCTGGGATCTGATTCAGACGACCGCTCGGAGCGTTCGCTGA